CGTGAAGATGCGGCTCGGGATCGACCCCGACCATCTCACCTACCGCGAGGCCGGGCGGATCGCGCAGGCAGAGGGTGCCCAGGCGGTCGCATTGCACGGACGGACTGCGGCACAGCTCTACTCCGGTACGGCGCAGTGGGCGCCGATCGGCGAGCTTGCGGCGGATCTGTCCGTGCCGGTGCTCGGCAACGGTGACATCTGGACGGCGGCCGATGCGCTACGCATGATGCGCGAGACGGGCTGCGCGGGTGTCGTGGTCGGTCGCGGCTGCATGGGCCGGCCATGGCTGTTCGGTGAGCTCGCCGCGGCGTTCGCCGGCACCGCCCCCGCGCCGCCGCCGGACCTCGGCGGGGTGGCGGCGGTGATGCGCCGACATGCCCGGCTGATGGCCGAGTGGAAGGGCGAGGCCCGCGGTCTGATCGACTTCCGTAAGCACACCAGCTGGTACACCAAGGGCTTCCCGCTCGGCAGCCACACGCGGCTCCGGCTCGGGCGGGTCAGCTCACTCGTCGAGCTCGACGACCTGCTCGCGGGGTTTCCGGCCGACGAACCATTCCCGGTTGGCGTGGCCGAGTCGCCGCGCGGCCGGACGACCGGGGCGCCGCGGCGGGTGATCCTGCCCGAGCGGTGGCTCGTCGACCGCGACGACCTCGGCGTTCCCGCGGACGCCGAGCTGGCGACCTCCGGCGGCTGACCGGCCGCACAGCGAAAAGGGGCCCCCATCCGAATCCGGATGAGGGCCCCTCGACGTCAGTCTGGGATCAGGCGCTCTTCTTCGCTGCCGAGCGTCGGCCCTTGAGCATCTCCAGCCGCTCGGCGAGGACCTCCTCGAGGTCCGCGATCGTGCGGCGTTCCATAAGCATGTCCCAGTGGGTACGCGGAGCCTTCCCGCTCTTGGCCTCGGGGTCCGGTCCGCCGATCAGCTTGCCGACCGTGCCGTCGAGCCGACATTCCCACGTCTGC
The Mycobacteriales bacterium DNA segment above includes these coding regions:
- the dusB gene encoding tRNA dihydrouridine synthase DusB, with amino-acid sequence MTADATVPAALRIGPHAVWPPVVLAPMAGVTDAPFRQLCREHGAGLYVSEMITSRAVVERNEKTLAMTAFGPGESPRSLQLYGVDPDVVGEAVRILVGEGRVDHVDLNFGCPVPKVTRRGGGSALPWKRRLFANIVATASRAAGAVPVTVKMRLGIDPDHLTYREAGRIAQAEGAQAVALHGRTAAQLYSGTAQWAPIGELAADLSVPVLGNGDIWTAADALRMMRETGCAGVVVGRGCMGRPWLFGELAAAFAGTAPAPPPDLGGVAAVMRRHARLMAEWKGEARGLIDFRKHTSWYTKGFPLGSHTRLRLGRVSSLVELDDLLAGFPADEPFPVGVAESPRGRTTGAPRRVILPERWLVDRDDLGVPADAELATSGG
- a CDS encoding RNA polymerase-binding protein RbpA → MAERTLRGSRLGSVSYETDRNTELAPRQDAEYRCRHGHVFSVPFSGEAEAPQTWECRLDGTVGKLIGGPDPEAKSGKAPRTHWDMLMERRTIADLEEVLAERLEMLKGRRSAAKKSA